The following coding sequences lie in one Leucoraja erinacea ecotype New England chromosome 20, Leri_hhj_1, whole genome shotgun sequence genomic window:
- the tmem130 gene encoding transmembrane protein 130: MATERLLLLLMNTAAIAAVGSSPYYLLVSSNGPITTGARGSVEASLVPGAGMEAAFLPPTDYLSFHWEVQRPLSVVRRWRRGALISSLIVRSHVPGVYRLRAWVRRVDCLRCLPLAHTVTTLHVTDSVIGTLSLTQLNRSVTSTNIGYELATNTPTKISFILYDPSRYFSSSFFRFRWHFGDGERRITNDSYAFHIYPRAGIYQAQVEVYVYLSHSQWKSGTFGATLNLLDPINAIEVKNADGEHPKDIMDFHLHVNGSPPLTICWSVSPNCIRAVGHACHTVLLERSRDCHVRYPMSEAEPYTLNVRAENGVSSLQTCYKITPWRKGIHPVWFIIPGVTLLTIVLLIILSTTMRSSRSQKDLVEVADFDFSPSGVKSSGWGRGEIFPLCCGPSQSQARQSHSRTTREGRSLLHCSGPPPLDYRTWEHLHPADPGSNPATCSVAQR; this comes from the exons ATGGCTACCGAACGTCTCCTTCTCCTGCTCATGAACACAGCGGCGATCGCAG CGGTGGGGTCCTCGCCCTATTACCTGTTAGTCAGCAGCAATGGTCCCATCACCACAGGTGCCCGGGGATCAGTGGAGGCCAGTCTGGTGCCCGGAGCTGGGATGGAGGCGGCTTTCCTGCCCCCCACCGACTATCTCTCCTTCCACTGGGAGGTGCAGAGGCCGCTGTCCGTGGTGCGTCGGTGGCGGCGGGGAGCTCTGATCAGTTCCCTCATCGTCCGCAGCCACGTCCCGGGGGTGTACAGACTCCGCGCCTGGGTGAGGAGAGTGGACTGCCTGAGATGTCTACCCCTGGCCCACACTGTCACCACCCTGCATGTTACAG ACTCTGTAATAGGGACCTTGTCACTGACGCAACTGAATAGGAGTGTCACTTCTACAAACATCGGGTATGAACTGGCCACAAATACCCCAACAAAAATCTCATTCATCCTCTACGACCCCAGCAGATACTTCAGCTCCTCTTTCTTCCGCTTCCGTTGGCACTTTGGAGACGG GGAGAGGAGAATCACAAATGATTCCTACGCATTCCACATCTACCCGAGGGCAGGGATATACCAGGCTCAAGTTGAAGTCTACGTATACCTCAGCCATTCCCAATGGAAGAGTGGGACTTTTGGAGCCACGTTGAACCTTCTGG ATCCGATCAACGCCATAGAGGTGAAGAATGCAGACGGCGAGCATCCAAAAGACATCATGGACTTCCATCTGCATGTAAACGGCAG CCCACCGCTGACCATCTGCTGGTCAGTCTCTCCGAACTGTATCCGTGCAGTTGGTCACGCATGCCACACGGTGCTACTGGAGAGGTCACGGGACTGTCACGTGAGATACCCCATGAGCGAAGCGGAACCTTACACACTCAACGTACGGGCTGAGAACGGGGTGAGCTCCCTGCAGACCTGCTACAAGATAACTCCGTGGCGTAAGG GCATTCACCCGGTGTGGTTCATCATCCCCGGTGTTACCCTGCTCACCATCGTCCTACTCATCATCTTGTCCACCACCATGAGGAGCAGCAGATCCCAGAAGGACTTGGTTGAG GTGGCGGATTTTGACTTCTCTCCATCCGGGGTGAAGTCGTCAGGGTGGGGACGAGGGGAGATCTTTCCCTTGTGCTGCGGCCCCAGCCAGTCCCAGGCTCGTCAGTCCCACAGTCGCACCACCAGGGAAGGCCGCTCCCTCCTGCACTGCAGCGGCCCCCCGCCCCTGGATTACCGCACCTGGGAACACCTGCACCCCGCCGACCCCGGTTCCAATCCCGCCACctgctcagtggcgcagcggtag